A stretch of Fusarium poae strain DAOMC 252244 chromosome 2, whole genome shotgun sequence DNA encodes these proteins:
- a CDS encoding hypothetical protein (TransMembrane:3 (o44-68i248-267o318-339i)~CAZy:GT32), producing MSSSPILGPSRADCQSPYDEEHMDWASQVPKKYHRLPRFRRSNVILVLIDIFIVSVLVNAFWPLITLLRRNEELFGARLTFSLNDTSIPPTLPEQQTIPRIFHQTSANETIPEAWTDLVQSCKNTYSDYEYMHWTDDKARDFISEEYPWFIDTWDNFPFNIQRADAIRYFVLHHYGGMYLDMDTLCNASIPLEQIEAIGGKHHAVFKSTTPTGVSNDMMITSPRHPAFTKALSRIQLYNDITKPWRHIVPHVAVMVSAGPLFLTMALKNYLLEQPSLPEQTVQVVNATSLEPYLTDYEGASWHHGDTKALMWVGDRPWVWYALGAVGLCAGLYVLNMLMMKCWTRFFEKTSSNDEYKESIKLT from the exons ATGTCTTCCTCTCCAATCCTCGGCCCTTCGCGCGCCGACTGTCAATCCCCTTACGATGAAGAACACATGGATTGGGCTTCTCAAGTTCCCAAGAAGTACCATCGATTGCCAAGATTTCGCCGCTCCAATGTGATTTTGGTTCTTAtcgacatcttcatcgtTTCTGTCCTCGTCAACGCCTTCTGGCCACTCATCACTTTGCTCCGTCGCAACGAGGAGCTTTTCGGCGCACGACTTACGTTTTCGCTCAACGATACTTCTATCCCACCTACTTTACCTGAGCAACAGACGATACCGAGAATTTTCCACCAGACGAGTGCGAACGAGACGATCCCTGAAGCATGGACCGATTTGGTGCAGAGCTGCAAAAATACTTACTCCGACTACGAATACATG CACTGGACCGACGACAAAGCCCGTGACTTCATCTCTGAAGAGTACCCTTGGTTCATCGACACCTGGGATAACTTCCCATTCAACATCCAGCGCGCCGATGCTATCCGCTACTTCGTTCTTCACCACTACGGTGGTATGTATCTCGACATGGACACCCTTTGCAACGCTTCCATTCCTCTCGAGCAGATCGAAGCCATCGGCGGCAAGCACCACGCTGTCTTCAAGTCTACAACTCCTACAGGCGTCTCCAATGACATGATGATTACATCACCTCGTCACCCCGCCTTCACCAAGGCACTCTCGCGCATCCAACTCTACAACGATATCACGAAACCCTGGAGGCACATCGTCCCTCACGTCGCTGTCATGGTCTCTGCAGGACCACTCTTCCTCACTATGGCCCTCAAGAACTACCTCCTCGAACAGCCTTCTCTGCCCGAACAGACTGTTCAGGTCGTCAACGCGACATCCTTGGAACCGTACCTTACAGATTACGAGGGTGCGTCGTGGCACCACGGTGATACCAAGGCCTTGATGTGGGTTGGCGATCGTCCCTGGGTTTGGTACGCCCTTGGCGCCGTTGGACTCTGCGCAGGACTGTACGTGCTCAACATGCTTATGATGAAGTGCTGGACGAGATTCTTTGAGAAGACATCTTCGAACGATGAGTACAAGGAGAGCATTAAGCTCACGTAG
- a CDS encoding hypothetical protein (SECRETED:SignalP(1-21)) — protein MVAIKTLWTAVLLAGVALVESKACKKPLIRREWRSLSLGERDRYIKAQKCLMKRPSQSSASDIPGARNRWDDFLGTHIINADDVHFVGVFYPYHRLLMHAYEQELQTCGWKGGVPYWDWTLDAAGPDNDTSVFFDSPIFDNKHGFGGNGGWVPGNFSNPEPGLPVNPPWDVPDRSGGGCIKNGPFAGLKSNLGPGNGTAYNPNCIRRDFAPLSFRDMSGPDAIKDGMAQKDFGFFDRVTESTFHSGGHWGVGGLYGTMTDKWQSPADPLFWVHHANVDRAWWSWQIRDIKKREKDVSGPLVNFDYANQIAGNITLNHPITIFETRQLKAKVKDVMHIRKGVLCYDYEDTY, from the exons ATGGTTGCCATCAAGACTTTGTGGACCGCTGTCCTCCTCGCTGGGGTGGCTCTTGTTGAGTCCAAGGCGTGCAAGAAGCCTCTTATCAGAAGAGAATG GCGTTCGCTCAGTTTGGGTGAGAGGGATCGATACATCAAGGCGCAGAAGTGTCTGATGAAGAGGCCTTCTCAGTCATCAGCATCTGATATCCCTGGTGCCAGGAATCGGTGGGATGACTTCCTGGGAACGCACATCATCAATGCTGATGATGTTCACTTTGTG GGTGTCTTCTACCCCTACCATCGCCTTCTGATGCACGCCTATGAGCAAGAGCTCCAAACATGTGGCTGGAAGGGTGGCGTTCCCTACTGGGACTGGACTCTTGATGCCGCAGGTCCAGACAATGATACATCTGTCTTTTTTGACTCTCCCATCTTTGATAACAAGCATGGATTTGGCGGAAACGGAGGCTGGGTCCCAGGTAACTTCTCCAACCCCGAGCCTGGCTTGCCTGTCAACCCTCCTTGGGACGTGCCTGATCGTTCTGGCGGAGGCTGCATCAAGAATGGTCCCTTTGCTGGACTGAAGTCAAATCTTGGGCCTGGAAATGGTACTGCGTACAACCCCAACTGCATCCGTCGTGACTTTGCGCCGCTCTCTTTTAGAGATATGTCTGGTCCTGATGCTATCAAGGATGGCATGGCACAAAAGGACTTTGGATTCTTCGATCGCGTCACCGAGAGCACTTTCCACTCTGGTGGTCACTGGGGAGTTGGTGGTTTGTATGGTACTATGACTGACAAATGGCAAAGCC CCGCTGATCCTCTCTTCTGGGTTCACCACGCCAATGTCGACCGCGCTTGGTGGTCATGGCAAATCCGCGACATCAAGAAGCGCGAGAAAGACGTTTCTGGACCTCTCGTTAACTTTGACTATGCCAACCAAATTGCTGGCAATATCACCCTGAACCATCCCATCACCATCTTTGAGACTCGTCAGTTgaaggccaaggtcaaggacgTCATGCACATTCGCAAGGGAGTTCTCTGTTACGACTACGAGGACACTTACTAA
- a CDS encoding hypothetical protein (TransMembrane:7 (o16-37i124-143o205-225i237-255o289-309i330-348o354-371i)) — MAQTEQKDQDLGAPQFAYHAVVEPIFIVGVMVASCYFNRLRNFSIIPSSKQDQGLLGQSKLEPWDEDDVHDETERANLAAASSPTSSLTEVHPPKQRSCCGAAIRTPNSSRYAKYWHSRFIQKFPFLVEMFYWAVNLVFYVGVKNASELVAATDGIWQTAENHGKAVLWFEHEGPFSWMFPLREIDVQSFFRNDHQTMLTILNRAYSLIHIPVTVSFLAWYYYAAPTHAQFAEARRMMTLTNLFSFVVFTTYPCMPPRLLPEEYGFFDTVRREDAESIYATNKFFNQLAAFPSLHFGYSFCIGTVLLYHSGLFRRRLAPREKRLSKMWQVFFVALSILYPAFVLTIIVATANHYWLDAMAATLVVLAAWLSNRILLGLLPLEDLFLYCVKLEKPFPTTGNRGGK, encoded by the exons ATGGCTCAAACAGAACAGAAGGATCAAGACTTGGGCGCACCGCAATTTGCCTATCATGCCGTCGTCGAACCAATC TTTATCGTCGGTGTCATGGTAGCATCTTGCTACTTCAATCGCCTGCGCAACTTCTCAATCATCCCTTCGTCGAAGCAAGATCAGGGCCTGTTGGGTCAATCGAAACTCGAGCCATGGGATGAAGACGACGTCCACGACGAGACGGAGCGTGCCAACCTCGCCGCTGCCTCTTCGCCGACCTCGTCTCTGACAGAGGTTCACCCTCCCAAGCAGCGCAGTTGCTGCGGCGCCGCCATCCGCACGCCCAACTCATCCCGCTATGCCAAGTACTGGCATTCGCGATTCATACAAAAGTTTCCTTTCCTCGTCGAGATGTTCTACTGGGCTGTCAACTTGGTCTTCTACGTCGGTGTCAAGAATGCGAGCGAGCTTGTCGCTGCGACCGATGGAATATGGCAAACGGCTGAGAACCATGGAAAGGCGGTGTTGTGGTTTGAACATGAAGGGCCATTCAGCTGGATGTTCCCCCTGCGTGAGATCGATGTGCAGTCATTCTTCAGAAATGACCATCAGACGATGCTCACCATTCTCAACCGTGCTTACTCCCTTATCCATATCCCCGTCACAGTCAG CTTCCTCGCATGGTACTACTACGCCGCACCAACGCATGCTCAATTTGCCGAAGCTCGTCGCATGATGACTTTGACCAACCTCTTCAGCTTCGTCGTCTTCACCACTTACCCATGCATGCCGcctcgccttcttcccgaagAGTATGGCTTCTTCGACACTGTCCGTCGCGAGGACGCCGAATCCATTTACGCCACCAACAAGTTCTTCAATCAGCTGGCTGCTTTCCCCTCGCTGCATTTTGGTTATTCGTTCTGCATTGGTACTGTGCTCCTGTACCACTCTGGACTGTTCCGTCGCCGTCTCGCACCCCGCGAGAAGCGTCTCAGTAAGATGTGGCAGGTGTTTTTCGTGGCTCTCAGTATTTTGTACCCTGCCTTTGTTCTGACTATTATTGTCGCTACGGCGAACCACTACTGGCTCGATGCTATGGCCGCTACACTTGTTGTTCTGGCTGCATGGTTGTCCAACCGTATCTTGTTGGGACTGCTGCCCCTGGAAGAtctcttcctctactgtGTCAAGCTGGAGAAGCCATTCCCAACCACCGGAAACAGAGGAGGCAAATAA